CTTCTTACCTCCATCTTTTGTTCTCACCAAACCAGGTTGTGTATCTTTTATCGACCTGAAATAAGGGTACGACGCCTTAAAAAGTTGAGAGAGCTATGAAGATCTCAGAAACTTTTTTAGATTATAGGTCAAGAACCAAATTAAGATCTGTCTTCCTTTAGAAAATCAAACTGAACTTCCTTTCCTTTCAAGAAACAGGGTGCCCAGATTGGAGAACCAATACAAAAACGTCTCCAATCCAAGTTAATCTAGTAACTGATCCGATGAAAGAGAACTTATGAAGGGCATAGCAGCAAGAGGCCAGATTATgtatatgataaaaaaaaaaaaaaaaaaaaaaaaaaaaaaaaaaaaaaaaaaaaaaaaaaaaaaaaaNgattatgagtttataagtaaggaacactatctcGTGGGAAATATGAGATCTAGGCGGTTTAGAATGAGTATCCACATATCCAAGACTACGGGACTTCATTCTACAGGTAATAGTTCGAGAACAAAGTATGGGCAAAGGAGGAATTTCCTTGCCTTGTCATGAACAACAATCAACTGACCTTGCTATCTACGAGACAACATAGCTGGGTTGGGTAGGATgggaagaaatggaaatagCATGCATTCCCCTTGCTGCCCTATCGAAAGGGCTAAAAGTCAGCCAAAAGAGCTCTACtagttttctctttcattttctctgcATTCTGTATTCTCTATTAATTACAtgcttgaagtcatcaatataaaccttCTAACGAATATTCTAGCTTGCATTTTCTCtgtcctgttctttgtgttcatctagatcgaatGTGTGTTGTTATGCGATCGTAACAGTACTTGGCAGACACTTTTCACTAATTAAGTAGTTGTGGATAAGATCACATGAATTCCCTTACCTGGGCACCTCATACTGAGGGAAGAGTTCAGCAACCTTGGCAGCATAGTCCGAGTAACCAGCTATGGCCTCAGCACAAAAGTGTCTTCCTGTTGCTGCTTTGTTTTCATACACCAAAATATGTGCTAATGCAACATCTTTAAAATGCACAACTCCGATAAAGACGTCCTCAAATGTCTCATTGCACCCTGCCGAAGAACAGAAAAGCCAGTGAGAAACTTCATAATTGACGAATTGTTATATGATTTTTCTCGATGGAAAACGGAAACCTTCAAGATACACACAGATTTAGGAAGCCATCAAACAAGCTAAGAGTGATTTTAAAGTTGgatgagaaagaaaattgtGAGTTTATTTCCAACTAAACTGTTCAACAACTACCCTGCTGCAAATCAATTTCTTCATATACTGGAATTTTTAGCTGCAATTTGTTAAAGTCGAAATTGAACTGCAAGTCTGCAATTTGAAGAGAGTATTCTATAAATCAAGAGAGAAATTACCCTTGAGAAGTTTTAAAAGCATTTGCATGCTAGCATTAATTCTGGGAGGAAACACAGGGCCCATCACTGTGCCTGGATTAATCACCACCACATCCAATCCTTTCTCCTTGGCAAAATCCCAAGTAGCCTTTTCTGCTAGAGTTTTCGAAACTGAATACCACAGCTgcaagaagatgaaaaaaaaatccaaatataGAAGGGAAATTAGAAAATCTGGCTACATTCTCAAATCCCAACTATTAAGCAATCACCAGCGAACTCCGTCTCGTGGACTTTGGTTGACAAATAGATTCAAGAAATTCATAGAAAATGTCATGAAACTACGAGCTTCAGATTGATTGGGGAAAAGTGAACATGCACTATCAATACGAGCTTCAGATCGTTAGTTTTCAAGCCGGAGTAAAGATTCAAAGCATGTAAAGCACTCACCCCCTTTTGCTTGCAGTAATCAATATCTGTCCAgcattcttcatttattacaACATTCTCTGGCCAGTTCGGGTTCGGAATCATGGAGGAAATAGAAGAAGTTACCACTACGCGTTGTACCCCAGCCTCCTTAGCCGCCGTCAGGACATTGATGGTTCCTTTGATAGCTGGATCCAGTAAATCCCTCTACACATATAATCCGAGTGTAATTTTCTATAAACTATGACCTCAAAGCATAAAATAGAACTTGCATTTCTAGTGCTCGTGAGATAATATCGCACCTCAGGATCTTCTACAGGGTCAACAATGCAGGGAGACGCAACGTGGAAGACGCCGGAGCAACCAGAGACGGCGGCGGCAATGGAGTCATAATCGAGGAGGTCAATTTGGAAGAGACGAAGACGAGCCTCCGCTCCTTCTAAAGCCTCCAGATGCTTCGTTTCGTTCTCATCCTCTGCATTTGTCAATCAAACATCCAAACCATCCATTCGTTAACATGCGGAAATCAGATACAAATGATAAGCAGCAACCGGAAGTTTTAACCGcaaatattgaagaaaatgaacagAAAGGCGGAGAAAGAAAGGGATGAAAATGGGAGTGTTACTGAGATTTTGGACGGTGGCGTGAACGGAGTAGccgcggaggaggaggaggtgaacGAGCCAGGATCCAATACAGCCACTGCCGCCGGTGACGCAGACGAGTTCGGGTTTCTCGGTGGTCGACGACATCTCTGGATTGAAAAGAATTTGGCGTTGCCCTTCACTTCACTTCTTGTCGTCACAGTTGATTTGAAGAGAGAGTGATTTCGGGAAGGACGGATATATGATTTACTCAGCTCGGGTAATCAATGGTGACCATACAAACAAAATTCCACACAGTGGGACCCACTTGAaggaattttccttttttgtcttttttttaattataaatttgttaatttataaaatttatatcttattttaaaattttaatttttttttttaatttatttactagAATTACTTCGGACATTATATGCTCACTAGCTTTGTTAATAATAAGTGATtcgataaaaaaatttattaaaagatataatattcattttttaaaatttaaaaatttaaagcataTATTCCTTTGGAATCTTAAtttcacaaatattttaaaatactttagCCCATGTGCCATTTACTCGGTAAcccataaattttgtttattttaaaaataatatttatatgacGAATATTAAATATCTATCTAGGATAATTAACGTACATATTCgaacatattaaatatatttgtttattaaaaaaaattgtgtataaaaactaaaaaattaaatagttacatataaaatataaaataatttaatatttattaaatacttttaattaattatatatatatatatatatatattgtataaTATAGGTATGTTTTAC
This genomic interval from Cucurbita pepo subsp. pepo cultivar mu-cu-16 chromosome LG20, ASM280686v2, whole genome shotgun sequence contains the following:
- the LOC111783576 gene encoding cinnamoyl-CoA reductase 1; amino-acid sequence: MSSTTEKPELVCVTGGSGCIGSWLVHLLLLRGYSVHATVQNLKDENETKHLEALEGAEARLRLFQIDLLDYDSIAAAVSGCSGVFHVASPCIVDPVEDPERDLLDPAIKGTINVLTAAKEAGVQRVVVTSSISSMIPNPNWPENVVINEECWTDIDYCKQKGLWYSVSKTLAEKATWDFAKEKGLDVVVINPGTVMGPVFPPRINASMQMLLKLLKGCNETFEDVFIGVVHFKDVALAHILVYENKAATGRHFCAEAIAGYSDYAAKVAELFPQYEVPRSIKDTQPGLVRTKDGGKKLMKLGLEFIPMEQILKDAVEDLKKKGYIS